The following is a genomic window from Verrucosispora sp. WMMD573.
AGCTGACCCCAGGCGAAGACGTCACCCACCTGAAGAGCGTTGACCAGGCCGACTGCCACCGGCTGCTTGTCTGCCGAGCGGACAAAGGTCAACGCGTACAGGTACTCCTGCCAACACAGGGTGAAGGCGAAGAAGAAGACCGAAACCACGCCGGGGAGCACCAGGGGTAAATCGATCAGCACCATCGCCCGCAGCCGACTGGCACCGTCGATTCGCGCCGCCTCGGCCAGTTCGACCGGCAGGCTCTGGAAGTAGCTGGAGAGCATCCAGGCGATGAACGGCACGAGGAAGGTGAGGTAGACCAGGATCAGCGCCCCGAGCGAGTTGGCTAGATGCAGCCGGTTGACCACGACGTTCATTGGAATGAACAGCAGCGCCGGCGGCAACAGGTAGGTCGAGAACACAATCACGCCGACGACCGCGCCGCCCCGGTAACGCAGCCGGCCCAGGCTGTAGGCCGCGGGCACCCCGATGAGCAGCGCGATGGCCGACGCGGAGAGAGCGACGATCAGGCTGTTCAGCGACCAGGTGAGGAACTTCGTCTCGGTCAGCAGCGCCCGGAAGTGCTCCAGGGTGAGCCCGGTGACCGCGAAAGGTTGGTCGGCGACGCGGTAGAGGTCCGATCCGGTGCGTACGGAGGTCAGCGCCATCCAGACGAACGGGAAGAGGGTGAACACGGTGAAGAGCGTCATCGTCGCGGTGATTAGTAGCCCGCGGGTCAGCCGCAGTCGGCGCAGCAGCCGTGCCGTCCGTGGTGGGGAAGCGGGCAGGGGCCGCGAGGTTCGGCCGGATAGGGCGGTCATGTCACTTGGCCTTTCGTCGCATCACGGCCAACTGCATCGCGATGATTGCGGCCAGCGCGGGAAACACGAAGAACGAGATCGCCGAACCAGTGGCGATGTCTGCGCCCCGGATGCCGGTACGGAATGCCAGGGTGCTGATCAGGTGTGTGCTGTTGACCGGGCCGCCGTTGGTGAGGATCCAGACGATCTGGAAGTCGCCGAGGGTCTG
Proteins encoded in this region:
- a CDS encoding carbohydrate ABC transporter permease, translating into MTLFTVFTLFPFVWMALTSVRTGSDLYRVADQPFAVTGLTLEHFRALLTETKFLTWSLNSLIVALSASAIALLIGVPAAYSLGRLRYRGGAVVGVIVFSTYLLPPALLFIPMNVVVNRLHLANSLGALILVYLTFLVPFIAWMLSSYFQSLPVELAEAARIDGASRLRAMVLIDLPLVLPGVVSVFFFAFTLCWQEYLYALTFVRSADKQPVAVGLVNALQVGDVFAWGQLMGGALLGALPVVIVFSFLMDYYLSGLTAGAVKG